From Thermomonas sp. XSG, one genomic window encodes:
- a CDS encoding argininosuccinate synthase yields MTAPNDSRDIVLAFSGGLDTSFCVPYLKEQGWNVHTVFADTGGVDAEERATIEARAAELGVASHVTVDGGPAIWSGFVKPFVWAGEGYQGQYPLLVSDRYLIVDASLARARELGTNAIAHGCTGMGNDQVRFDLAVKAQGDYRIVAPIREIQKQHTQTRAYEQAYLEERGFGVRAKQKAYTINENLLGLTMSGGEIDAWEAPGEGARGWCARREQWPAEALEVTLRFENGEAVALDGQELSGEKILAKLNTMFAQYGVGRGMYTGDTTIGLKGRIVFEAPGLAALLAAHRALEEAVLTKQQNRFKPDIARKWVELVYEGFFHDPLKADLEAFLASSQRTVNGEVVLRTQGGRVDAVAVRSPHLLNAKGATYAQSADWGVEEAEGFIKLFGMSSTLWAEVNGGQGGG; encoded by the coding sequence ATGACTGCCCCCAACGACTCCCGCGACATCGTCCTCGCCTTCTCCGGCGGCCTCGACACCAGCTTCTGCGTGCCCTACCTGAAGGAGCAGGGCTGGAACGTGCACACCGTGTTCGCCGACACCGGCGGCGTGGATGCCGAGGAGCGTGCCACCATCGAGGCCCGCGCCGCCGAGCTGGGCGTGGCCTCGCACGTCACCGTCGACGGCGGCCCTGCCATCTGGTCCGGCTTCGTGAAGCCCTTCGTGTGGGCGGGCGAGGGCTACCAGGGCCAGTACCCGCTGCTGGTCTCCGACCGCTACCTGATCGTCGACGCCAGCCTGGCCCGGGCCCGCGAGCTCGGCACCAATGCCATCGCCCACGGCTGCACCGGCATGGGTAACGACCAGGTGCGGTTCGACCTGGCGGTGAAGGCGCAGGGCGACTACCGCATCGTGGCGCCGATCCGCGAGATCCAGAAGCAGCACACCCAGACCCGCGCGTACGAGCAGGCCTACCTGGAGGAGCGCGGCTTCGGCGTGCGCGCCAAGCAGAAGGCCTACACGATCAACGAGAACCTGCTGGGCCTGACCATGTCCGGCGGCGAGATCGACGCCTGGGAGGCACCTGGCGAGGGTGCGCGCGGCTGGTGCGCGCGCCGCGAACAATGGCCGGCCGAAGCGCTGGAGGTGACGCTGCGCTTCGAGAACGGCGAAGCCGTGGCGCTGGACGGGCAGGAGCTGTCGGGCGAGAAGATCCTCGCCAAGCTCAACACCATGTTCGCCCAGTACGGCGTCGGCCGCGGCATGTACACCGGTGACACCACCATCGGCCTGAAGGGCCGCATCGTGTTCGAGGCGCCCGGTCTGGCCGCGTTGCTGGCCGCGCACCGTGCGCTCGAAGAGGCGGTGCTGACCAAGCAGCAGAACCGCTTCAAGCCCGACATCGCCCGCAAATGGGTGGAGCTGGTCTACGAGGGCTTCTTCCACGATCCCCTGAAGGCGGACCTGGAGGCTTTCCTGGCTTCCAGCCAGCGGACGGTGAACGGCGAGGTGGTGCTGCGCACCCAGGGTGGCCGGGTGGATGCCGTCGCCGTGCGCTCGCCGCATCTGCTGAACGCCAAGGGCGCCACCTACGCGCAGTCGGCCGACTGGGGCGTGGAGGAGGCCGAGGGCTTCATCAAGCTGTTCGGCATGAGCAGCACCCTGTGGGCCGAGGTGAATGGCGGGCAGGGCGGTGGCTGA